The DNA region ATCTTGTACTCTAAGGTGACAGAAAATAAACTGACTGATCTCTACTCGTGTAGTTTTGAATCGCATCAATTCCTCGTTTGTGCTCTGGCTTTGTAACATCACAGGGTGTTTAATTAGCAAATCaaaggccagcacggtggcgcaatggttagcattgctgcctcacaccgccgaggtcccaggttcgatcccggctctgggtcactgtccatgtgcagtttgcacattctccccgtgtttgtgtgggtttcgcccccacaacccaaagatgtgcagggtaggtggattggccacaataattgctccttaattggaaaaaatgaattgggtactctaaatttataaaaaagtaaAAAAATAATTAGCAAATCAGCCTAATACCACATACCTCAGCTCGCTGCCTCTGTTTGAGTTCTTGTAAAGCAGATTTCTGTTTGGCTTTGTCCCCTCGGTAGGGtggctcctttggctttggcttctCCTTACGGCAGGATGGTTCCATCTCCTGCTAAAAACAAATTGAAGAGAAAGACAAGAAAGATCTAAATGCACATGGACTGGCAAAATCACACTCTACCTCAAGCCGAGTTATTGCTAGACTTACATTGTTTGCCTATATTTAGATCCCAACATAACAGTAAAACTTGGGCGTGAGATCCACATGGGACTGCAAATCAATTTACAGAATGCCAAACTCTTCTCCTCTCTTGGCAGCAGTGGCTCCTTACAGGGTACAATTAATGGATGGCGAACACAGGTGAAAGGGCCACTTTTGATGCGTGTATGGGTATTTAATTTGCTGTTAACACTGCAGCCAAGCCTGCTTCAAAGGCCACACACTGGCagtgctaaggggggggggggggggggggaaagagtccctgGCCTTTCCTCTGAGGTGACACTGCAGCCACTGAGGTTAATTCTGAGGCCACAACTCTCTGGCTGAGAAACAGCTCAAACTGGCGAGGGATTATGGAAGCTGGGCCCCTTTGCCCCTCTCCCTGAGATCAGCCAGCCAGAACTGATGCTCAAACTCTTTCACCCAGAcattcagtgtgtgtgttgggggaatgTTTAACATTGACAGGAGCTGCAGTGGAAAAAGCCACAATCGCCAACCGAACTAGGGCGGCCAAGGGGCTCCCGGTACTTAGACCAAAACGTCTAAACCCTCACTCACTCGAAGGTGGTCGCTCTTACTCACCAGAGGCCCAGCTTAACCCCGCGGAACCCTGTTGCGTCGCCACCCCTTCCAGCCGGCAGCGGCCGGAACCAATTCCAGCACGGACCCAGCGGCCGGGTCCGTCCCTCAAAGGGCTCCGGGTGGTGCTGGTTTCCATGGGGACGGAGCCTCAGCATCAGGCAGTCAGGATAATGGGTGAGTGATGGCAGCTCAGCAACTGCAGCTAGCGGAAGGTGCAGTCCTCAGAGCAGCGATGGGGAGTTTGAGAAGCAGCTTCGTGTCAAGGAAAATACTCAGCAGCGTGGAAAATCTGAAAACAAATAGTAGACTGTGCAGGAATATAGGACAAGGGAGGGTAAAAATCATGTCA from Scyliorhinus torazame isolate Kashiwa2021f chromosome 16, sScyTor2.1, whole genome shotgun sequence includes:
- the svbp gene encoding small vasohibin-binding protein, with product MEPSCRKEKPKPKEPPYRGDKAKQKSALQELKQRQRAEIYALNKVMTELEQQQFETFCKQMQSQNECGQH